In Rhizobium jaguaris, a single window of DNA contains:
- a CDS encoding cupin domain-containing protein — protein MSVQKPVLTPPNGGATATSSGGSSIEIKVESSQSGGEYGVVLWTVRAGEEPPLHTHSLEDELVYVVQGQLIAQVGDARVEVGPGAFAALPRGVPHTIEVVGDQATLLASFVPGGLERFLVPQNGEQPDPAAFGLTFP, from the coding sequence ATGTCAGTTCAGAAGCCGGTTCTAACCCCGCCTAACGGCGGCGCGACAGCGACCTCGAGCGGCGGTTCGAGCATCGAGATCAAAGTGGAGAGCAGCCAGTCCGGGGGCGAATATGGCGTTGTCCTGTGGACAGTGCGAGCCGGGGAGGAGCCGCCACTTCACACCCACTCGCTCGAGGACGAGCTAGTCTATGTGGTCCAGGGGCAGCTAATCGCACAGGTCGGCGATGCCCGCGTCGAAGTGGGGCCGGGTGCCTTCGCGGCTCTTCCCCGCGGTGTGCCGCATACGATCGAGGTGGTCGGCGACCAGGCGACCCTGCTGGCCAGCTTCGTGCCGGGTGGGCTGGAGCGCTTCTTGGTGCCCCAGAACGGCGAGCAGCCCGATCCAGCCGCTTTCGGCCTGACGTTCCCCTAG